The Exiguobacterium aurantiacum DSM 6208 genome includes a window with the following:
- a CDS encoding helix-turn-helix domain-containing protein, with the protein MVHLADGVLLLAIDRLKGERSERSLFHVLNGKRSATTLQDAFFYDLEPVFGMFPYAKYDYEKLMASLEKRGWLNRSTFTLTGAGQLLASPETVSDLFERLGGEQRDYTTMTWKRLSLFIQTFMSLEHKRTFYPVQADRLAERWVKQIVRSEREWRPLIESFHSELETALESVGDPYATAVVYRFTGAFETGYTYEQIATLLDVDARTARLYFLAGWNALLNELPEDAKLRGFSHGLSRERMTLSARESFDLFTAGRSFSQVQSMRRLRTSTIEDHVVEMAMYIEEFPLDQFVPERLIAEVERLREGDSWALKPIFDQIDELSYFQIRLVFARLKRGETFV; encoded by the coding sequence ATGGTTCATTTAGCTGACGGGGTGTTGCTCCTTGCGATCGACCGCTTGAAAGGAGAGCGCAGCGAGCGTAGCCTGTTTCACGTGTTGAACGGGAAGCGATCGGCGACGACGCTACAAGACGCGTTTTTTTATGACCTTGAACCGGTGTTCGGGATGTTCCCGTACGCGAAATACGATTATGAGAAACTGATGGCCTCGTTAGAGAAGCGAGGATGGCTGAACCGTTCGACGTTCACGCTGACGGGGGCAGGACAGCTTTTAGCTTCACCGGAGACGGTGAGTGATTTATTCGAACGTCTCGGTGGTGAACAGCGCGACTATACGACGATGACGTGGAAACGGCTCAGCCTGTTCATCCAGACGTTCATGTCGCTCGAGCATAAGCGGACGTTCTATCCGGTACAGGCGGACCGGCTCGCCGAACGGTGGGTGAAGCAAATCGTTCGATCCGAGCGTGAGTGGCGTCCGTTGATCGAGTCGTTTCACTCAGAGCTCGAGACTGCGCTCGAATCGGTCGGTGACCCGTACGCGACCGCTGTCGTCTACCGGTTCACGGGTGCGTTCGAGACAGGGTATACGTACGAGCAGATTGCGACGCTCCTCGACGTCGATGCCCGGACGGCCCGTCTTTACTTTTTGGCGGGATGGAACGCGTTGTTGAACGAGTTGCCGGAAGACGCCAAACTTCGAGGGTTCAGCCACGGCCTGTCGCGGGAGCGGATGACGCTCTCGGCACGGGAGTCGTTTGACTTGTTCACGGCGGGACGCTCGTTCTCGCAAGTGCAATCGATGCGTCGGTTACGTACATCGACGATCGAGGACCACGTCGTCGAGATGGCGATGTACATTGAGGAGTTCCCGCTCGACCAATTCGTCCCGGAGCGTTTGATCGCTGAAGTGGAGCGGCTCCGAGAAGGAGACAGCTGGGCGTTGAAACCGATTTTCGACCAGATCGACGAATTGAGTTATTTCCAGATTCGCTTAGTGTTCGCAAGACTGAAACGAGGTGAGACGTTTGTATGA
- a CDS encoding ferredoxin, protein MAKFTIVDKDTCIACGACGAAAPDIFDYDDEGLAFNLMDDNTGTIEVPDELYEDLMDAFEGCPTDSIKVADESFDGDALKYE, encoded by the coding sequence ATGGCAAAATTTACAATTGTTGATAAAGATACATGCATCGCGTGTGGGGCTTGCGGAGCCGCCGCCCCGGACATCTTCGACTATGATGACGAAGGTCTCGCCTTCAACTTGATGGACGACAACACGGGTACGATCGAAGTCCCGGATGAGCTTTACGAGGACTTGATGGATGCGTTCGAAGGTTGCCCGACCGACTCAATCAAAGTCGCCGACGAATCGTTCGACGGCGATGCGCTCAAATACGAATAA
- a CDS encoding thermonuclease family protein has translation MRQLKKWWQWLFVMMATVVLAGCSVDDWFAGQVDPPESLVELEADYPSADVRQQVARPIGKTETVTLDRVVDGDTLKVEFESGATESIRLLLVDTPETSHPTLPVQPFGEEAKSFVERWLPEGDTITLEYDVGRYDRYQRTLAYVWYDGVMLNEELLRRGLARVAYIYAPNTQHVDAFRTVERSAKEALLGIWSLEDYVTGNGFDHEATTPAKPKTGQTCDIKGNINRDGEKIYHVPGGASYERTIAEEMFCSEREAEAAGFRRAAR, from the coding sequence GTGAGACAATTGAAAAAATGGTGGCAATGGTTGTTCGTCATGATGGCGACAGTTGTGTTGGCCGGCTGTTCGGTCGACGACTGGTTCGCCGGGCAAGTCGACCCGCCTGAATCGCTCGTCGAACTTGAAGCCGACTACCCGAGCGCTGACGTCAGGCAACAAGTCGCTCGTCCGATCGGCAAGACAGAGACGGTCACACTCGACCGCGTCGTCGATGGCGACACGCTCAAAGTCGAGTTCGAGAGCGGCGCGACCGAATCGATTCGCCTGCTCCTCGTCGATACACCAGAGACGAGTCATCCGACATTGCCGGTGCAGCCGTTCGGAGAAGAGGCGAAATCGTTCGTCGAGCGTTGGCTCCCGGAAGGGGATACGATCACGCTCGAGTATGATGTCGGTCGCTATGACCGTTATCAGCGTACGCTCGCTTATGTCTGGTACGACGGGGTGATGTTGAACGAGGAACTATTGCGGCGCGGTTTAGCCCGTGTCGCTTACATCTATGCGCCGAACACGCAGCACGTCGATGCGTTCCGGACGGTCGAACGGTCAGCAAAGGAAGCGCTGCTCGGCATCTGGAGTCTTGAAGACTACGTGACCGGGAACGGATTTGACCATGAGGCGACGACGCCTGCGAAGCCGAAGACGGGTCAAACTTGTGACATTAAAGGTAACATCAACCGAGACGGAGAGAAGATATACCACGTCCCGGGCGGTGCCAGCTATGAGCGGACGATCGCCGAAGAGATGTTCTGTTCGGAACGTGAAGCCGAAGCGGCGGGCTTCCGGAGGGCGGCCCGCTAA
- a CDS encoding ABC transporter permease, with protein sequence MSFLEVLYIVVPVALAYATPLIIAALGGIFSERSGVVNIALEGIMVIGAATGIITTLTLTNMGLGGMSPWISLLVAMVIGALFSLFLAVPAILWRADQTVLGVAINMLAVGLAIFVVRVLYNKGQTDFIQFRIAKENVPILSDIPILRMFFINVQYTSFIAIALAFVVWFVIFKTPFGLRLRSVGEHPMAADTMGINVTKMRFMGVMLSGAFGGLAGAVYAVTVTTNFSATTIVGQGFLAIAAMIFGKWNPLGALGAGLFFGFAQALSIIGSNLPVINNVPQVLLLIAPYALTILALAGVVGRADAPKSVGIPYIKGKR encoded by the coding sequence ATGAGCTTCTTAGAAGTCCTCTACATCGTCGTACCGGTTGCACTCGCCTATGCGACTCCACTCATCATCGCCGCTCTCGGTGGCATCTTCAGTGAACGGTCGGGTGTCGTCAACATCGCGCTCGAAGGAATCATGGTCATCGGGGCCGCGACGGGAATCATTACGACGCTGACGCTGACGAACATGGGTCTTGGCGGGATGAGCCCGTGGATCTCGCTCTTGGTCGCCATGGTCATCGGGGCGCTGTTCTCGCTCTTCTTGGCAGTACCAGCCATCCTGTGGCGGGCCGACCAGACCGTACTCGGTGTCGCGATCAACATGCTCGCGGTCGGACTTGCGATTTTTGTCGTCCGTGTCCTTTACAATAAAGGGCAGACCGACTTCATCCAATTCCGGATCGCGAAAGAGAACGTGCCGATCTTGTCGGATATCCCGATTCTCCGCATGTTCTTCATTAATGTCCAGTACACGTCGTTCATCGCGATCGCGCTCGCGTTCGTCGTCTGGTTCGTCATCTTCAAGACGCCGTTCGGCCTTCGTCTCCGTTCGGTCGGGGAACACCCGATGGCGGCAGACACGATGGGGATCAACGTCACGAAGATGCGTTTCATGGGTGTCATGCTCTCTGGGGCGTTCGGCGGTCTTGCCGGAGCGGTGTATGCCGTCACGGTCACGACGAACTTCAGTGCGACGACGATTGTCGGGCAAGGGTTTCTCGCCATCGCCGCGATGATCTTCGGTAAATGGAATCCGCTTGGCGCGCTCGGAGCCGGACTTTTCTTCGGATTCGCGCAAGCGCTCTCGATCATCGGTAGCAACTTGCCGGTCATCAATAACGTGCCGCAAGTGTTGCTCTTGATCGCGCCTTACGCGCTCACGATTCTAGCCCTCGCTGGTGTCGTCGGTCGGGCCGATGCGCCGAAGTCGGTCGGTATCCCGTATATTAAAGGGAAACGTTAA
- a CDS encoding ABC transporter permease, which yields MNKLGLNRLLIPLLSILMGLFVGAIVMLIGGYDPIRGFSSLFNGMLGSPYAIGETLRAAAPLIFSGLAVAFAFRTGLFNIGVEGQVLIGWVAAVYVGINFDLPMFLHLPLALLAAMFAAAAWAFVPGFLKAKFHVHEVITSIMMNYIALYTTNAILRSVIGVTNERTDSIKDSASLSSPLLQELTTFSRLHWGILIAVLAAVVYYYILQRTTLGYELRAVGFNKHASQYAGMSVNRNIVLSFVISGMFAGLAGAMEGLGTFNGMTLSASFTGVGFDGIAVALLGANTAVGVVLAALLFAGLNIGGLAMQLGANIPSELVKVIIAAIVIFVASGYALNYVIEKLKGNRKKGVEKK from the coding sequence ATGAACAAGCTAGGACTCAATCGACTGCTCATCCCACTGCTATCCATCTTGATGGGGCTATTTGTCGGAGCGATCGTCATGCTCATCGGCGGCTACGACCCGATTCGCGGCTTCTCGTCGCTCTTTAACGGCATGCTCGGCAGCCCGTACGCCATCGGTGAGACGCTTCGTGCGGCCGCGCCGCTCATCTTCTCTGGTCTCGCCGTCGCGTTCGCGTTCCGCACCGGTCTCTTCAATATCGGGGTCGAAGGCCAAGTGTTGATCGGCTGGGTGGCGGCGGTGTACGTCGGGATCAACTTTGATTTGCCGATGTTCCTCCACTTGCCGCTCGCTTTGCTCGCCGCGATGTTCGCTGCGGCCGCATGGGCGTTCGTGCCTGGTTTCCTCAAGGCGAAGTTCCACGTCCATGAGGTCATCACATCGATCATGATGAACTACATCGCGCTCTATACGACGAACGCGATTTTACGGAGCGTCATCGGCGTGACGAATGAACGGACAGATTCGATCAAAGATTCGGCATCGCTCTCGTCGCCGCTCCTTCAAGAATTGACGACGTTCTCACGCTTGCACTGGGGCATTCTCATCGCCGTCCTTGCCGCGGTCGTCTATTACTACATTTTGCAACGGACGACGCTCGGGTACGAGCTTCGCGCCGTCGGTTTCAACAAGCACGCCTCACAATATGCGGGGATGAGCGTCAATCGCAACATCGTCTTGTCGTTCGTCATCTCGGGTATGTTCGCCGGTCTCGCCGGTGCGATGGAAGGTCTCGGGACGTTCAACGGTATGACGCTTAGCGCGTCGTTCACTGGCGTCGGATTCGACGGGATCGCGGTCGCGCTTCTCGGAGCGAACACGGCAGTCGGTGTCGTCTTGGCGGCCTTGTTGTTCGCTGGACTCAACATCGGTGGACTCGCGATGCAGCTCGGGGCGAACATCCCGTCTGAACTCGTCAAAGTCATCATCGCAGCCATCGTCATCTTCGTGGCGTCTGGTTACGCACTGAACTATGTCATTGAGAAACTTAAAGGAAATCGTAAGAAAGGAGTGGAGAAAAAATGA
- a CDS encoding ABC transporter ATP-binding protein, with protein MEYVIEMLNIRKEFGTFVANDNITLQLRKGEIHALLGENGAGKSTLMNVLFGLYQPEGGEIRVRGEKVDIENPNIANDLGIGMVHQHFMLVEKFTVTENIILGSEPKSGLTVDRVTARKKVMDISEQYGLRIDPDAKIEDISVGMQQRVEILKTLYRGAEILIFDEPTAVLTPQEIQELIQIMKRLIEEGKSIILITHKLKEIMQVADRCTVIRRGRYIGTVDIDETVNEDRLAEMMVGREVNFDAEYSKADPQQVVLDIQKLVVKDSRGLEVVEGLDLQIRSGEILGIAGIDGNGQTELIEAISGLKKPEAGKIFLNGNDVTGFTPRKVTEAGVGHIPQDRHKHGLVLDYTIRDNMVLQTYYKEPFSKRGLMNYKAVAEKAKALIEKFDVRTPSVDVPARALSGGNQQKAIIAREVDRSPDLLIAAQPTRGLDVGAIEFIHEQLIKEREKGRAVLLISFELEEILHVSDRIAVLYEGKIVGIRDPKETTEQELGFLMAGGKRGEETV; from the coding sequence TTGGAATATGTAATTGAAATGCTCAATATTCGCAAAGAGTTCGGAACGTTCGTAGCGAACGACAATATCACCCTCCAACTACGCAAAGGCGAGATTCATGCGCTTCTCGGAGAGAACGGTGCCGGGAAATCGACGCTTATGAACGTCTTGTTCGGTCTCTATCAACCGGAAGGTGGAGAGATTCGCGTGCGTGGAGAAAAAGTGGACATTGAGAACCCGAACATCGCCAACGACCTCGGCATCGGCATGGTGCACCAACACTTCATGCTCGTCGAGAAGTTCACGGTGACAGAAAACATTATCCTCGGCTCAGAACCGAAGAGCGGGTTGACGGTCGACCGTGTCACGGCGCGTAAAAAAGTGATGGACATCTCAGAACAGTACGGACTCCGTATCGATCCGGATGCGAAGATCGAGGACATCTCGGTCGGGATGCAGCAGCGTGTCGAAATTTTGAAGACGCTCTATCGTGGGGCGGAGATTTTGATTTTTGATGAACCGACGGCCGTGTTGACGCCGCAAGAGATTCAAGAACTCATCCAGATCATGAAGCGTCTCATCGAAGAGGGTAAGTCGATCATCTTGATCACGCACAAGCTAAAAGAGATCATGCAAGTCGCCGACCGCTGTACGGTCATCCGTCGCGGGCGCTATATCGGCACGGTCGACATCGACGAGACGGTCAACGAAGACCGCCTTGCTGAGATGATGGTCGGTCGCGAAGTCAACTTTGATGCGGAATATTCCAAGGCAGATCCACAGCAAGTCGTTCTCGACATTCAAAAGCTCGTCGTCAAAGACAGTCGTGGCCTAGAAGTCGTCGAAGGCTTGGATTTACAAATCCGCTCAGGTGAGATTCTCGGGATTGCCGGGATCGATGGGAACGGACAGACGGAATTGATCGAAGCGATCTCAGGATTGAAGAAGCCAGAGGCAGGAAAAATCTTCTTGAATGGGAACGATGTGACCGGATTCACCCCTCGTAAAGTGACCGAGGCGGGCGTCGGCCATATCCCGCAAGACCGGCACAAACATGGTCTCGTCCTCGATTATACGATTCGTGACAACATGGTGCTCCAGACGTACTACAAAGAGCCTTTCTCGAAACGCGGTTTGATGAACTATAAAGCCGTGGCAGAGAAAGCAAAAGCGTTGATTGAGAAGTTTGACGTCCGAACTCCATCAGTCGACGTGCCGGCTCGTGCGCTTTCTGGCGGTAACCAACAAAAAGCGATCATCGCCCGTGAAGTCGACCGGTCTCCGGACCTGTTGATTGCGGCACAACCGACGCGCGGTCTTGACGTCGGAGCCATCGAGTTCATTCACGAGCAGTTGATCAAAGAGCGTGAAAAAGGACGTGCCGTCCTGCTCATCTCGTTCGAGCTCGAAGAGATTTTACATGTGTCCGACCGGATCGCGGTTCTCTATGAAGGGAAAATCGTCGGGATTCGTGACCCGAAAGAAACGACAGAGCAAGAGCTCGGCTTCTTGATGGCCGGCGGTAAGAGAGGGGAAGAAACAGTATGA
- a CDS encoding BMP family lipoprotein → MNKKKTILSALAAGLTLSTVLAACGGDDNEGASNGEGGGSEAGDFKVAMVTDTGGVDDKSFNQSAWEGLTKFGEDNNLTENEGFKYLQSSKQADYQPNLQQLARDNFNLIYGIGFLMAEDIETVAGQFSDNNFAIVDMVVDAPNVASITFKEQEGSFLVGVIAGLMTETDKVGFIGGVESDLIKKFENGFKAGVMAVNPDATIDVKYAEDFNSAEKGTAIASGMYGAGSDIIYHAAGGTGVGVFTEAKNRKKNGEEVWVIGVDRDQYEEGLPEDVTLTSMVKRVDTATYEVSKQTMEGNFPGGEIIEFGLKDDGVGIAETSDEHVPADILSKVDEYRQQLIDGELTAPATDAEFEEFMKSVE, encoded by the coding sequence ATGAACAAGAAAAAAACGATTCTCTCAGCTTTAGCAGCAGGTCTCACACTCTCGACAGTACTCGCAGCATGTGGCGGGGACGACAATGAAGGTGCTTCAAACGGAGAAGGCGGCGGCAGCGAAGCTGGCGACTTCAAAGTGGCGATGGTAACGGATACGGGCGGCGTAGATGATAAGTCGTTCAACCAATCAGCTTGGGAAGGTCTCACGAAGTTCGGTGAAGACAACAACTTGACGGAGAACGAAGGATTCAAATATCTTCAGTCTTCAAAACAAGCGGACTACCAGCCAAACTTGCAACAATTGGCGCGTGACAACTTCAACTTGATCTACGGAATCGGCTTCTTGATGGCTGAGGACATCGAAACAGTCGCAGGCCAGTTCTCTGACAACAACTTCGCGATTGTCGACATGGTCGTCGATGCACCGAACGTCGCGTCAATCACGTTCAAAGAGCAAGAAGGATCGTTCCTCGTCGGTGTGATTGCCGGTCTCATGACAGAAACGGACAAAGTCGGCTTCATCGGCGGCGTCGAGTCTGACTTGATCAAGAAGTTCGAAAACGGATTTAAAGCGGGCGTCATGGCAGTTAACCCGGACGCGACAATCGACGTCAAATACGCTGAAGACTTCAACTCGGCTGAAAAAGGAACGGCGATCGCTTCAGGCATGTACGGCGCTGGTTCTGACATCATCTATCACGCGGCAGGCGGTACAGGTGTAGGGGTGTTCACAGAAGCGAAGAACCGTAAGAAGAACGGCGAAGAAGTATGGGTGATCGGGGTTGACCGTGACCAATACGAAGAAGGACTCCCAGAAGACGTAACGCTCACTTCAATGGTCAAACGTGTAGACACGGCGACGTATGAAGTATCGAAACAGACGATGGAAGGGAACTTCCCAGGTGGCGAGATCATCGAGTTCGGTTTGAAAGATGACGGTGTCGGCATCGCTGAAACGTCTGACGAGCACGTACCGGCTGACATCCTCTCGAAAGTGGATGAGTATCGCCAACAGTTGATCGACGGCGAACTTACAGCTCCAGCGACAGACGCTGAGTTTGAAGAGTTCATGAAATCAGTAGAATAA
- a CDS encoding GntR family transcriptional regulator: MSIKLDHRLLYLRVIEKIKQDIDEGVYREGEKLPSEFELSKQLGVSRATLREALRILEDEKFVVRKHGVGTFISSKPPFTSGIEELFSVTDMIMRAKMTPGTKVLVAEKVLATEREADRLKIEPNSPIYRIVRIRYADETPVVYCVDKIPAHLVSNPEALTEGKSLFDALEKEVGRRVAYAITHIEPSVSTEISTQLQTDQPLLALKQLHYDESDLPLLDSANFFRADRFDFHVVRKRV, from the coding sequence ATGTCGATCAAGCTCGATCATCGCTTGCTCTATCTCCGGGTGATTGAGAAAATCAAGCAGGATATCGATGAGGGTGTCTATCGTGAAGGAGAAAAGCTTCCTTCAGAATTCGAGTTGTCGAAGCAACTAGGAGTCAGTCGTGCGACGCTCCGAGAAGCGCTCCGTATCCTCGAAGACGAGAAATTTGTCGTGCGAAAACATGGCGTCGGAACGTTCATCAGTTCAAAACCTCCCTTCACGTCGGGGATTGAAGAACTGTTCAGCGTGACGGACATGATCATGCGCGCCAAAATGACACCGGGAACAAAAGTATTGGTGGCCGAAAAGGTGTTAGCGACAGAGAGAGAAGCCGACCGTCTAAAAATCGAACCGAACTCACCGATTTATCGGATTGTACGGATTCGTTATGCGGACGAAACACCGGTCGTATACTGTGTGGACAAGATTCCCGCACATCTCGTTTCTAATCCTGAAGCCTTGACAGAAGGGAAGTCGTTGTTCGACGCACTCGAAAAAGAGGTAGGACGTCGGGTCGCATATGCGATCACGCACATCGAACCGAGTGTGAGCACCGAAATCTCGACTCAACTTCAGACGGACCAACCGTTACTCGCATTAAAGCAACTGCACTACGATGAGAGCGACTTACCGTTGCTTGATTCAGCAAACTTTTTCCGAGCGGACCGCTTCGACTTTCACGTCGTACGCAAACGCGTCTAA
- a CDS encoding FtsK/SpoIIIE family DNA translocase encodes MAQKKVAQKTRKTTTTKRKRPATRTRKQPVPWRTYGWVAFVLAMTAFIFSLFEFGLVGARTSSLAVTLFGGWGALTYLAIAFTLLIFLNDWRPGQRAGIMLLFIAFLLFGDLVWGSERGAINGSLYELNHYLLSDFGIVFLGIICLVVGISLLSPTVWRSVGRRLLESGQAIKQEWQERERPERKVSPARKKATPAVPREAEASRNAPDAEPETDAVTMHDIPIVGFSERVVAEKQEQKQDTNTTERADDVTDMPTEDMMMTAAQDVSATYELPTFAILSEPVVTDLSGENARLKANATKLVQTLKSFGVGVKVLKIHLGPTVTKYELQPDIGVKVSRITSLSDDLALALAAKDIRIEAPIPGKAAIGIEVPNQEVAPVCLREVLEAEPVKREVSPLLVALGRSISGETVTVALNKMPHLLVAGSTGSGKSVCINGMIVSILMRTRPDEVRLMMIDPKMVELNVYNGVPHLLTPVVTDPKKAAQALKQVVAEMERRYELFSRYGVRNIEGYNELVDKSEDEDAKRLPFIVVIVDELADLMMVASNDVEDAIMRLAQMARAAGIHMVLATQRPSVDVITGVIKANIPSRIAFAVSSQTDSRTILDGGGAEKLLGRGDMLMLANGMNKPVRVQGAFVSDQEVETVVNHVIAQQRAQYVEAMMPKEEEVTTIDSDDSLFGEVVQFILTQETASTSMIQRRFRIGYNRAARLIDSLEQAGYVGPSEGSKPRKVLVNEQDV; translated from the coding sequence GTGGCACAAAAAAAGGTGGCTCAAAAAACGAGAAAGACCACGACGACGAAGCGGAAGCGACCGGCGACAAGGACGCGAAAGCAACCGGTCCCTTGGCGTACATATGGCTGGGTCGCCTTCGTTCTGGCGATGACGGCGTTCATCTTTTCATTGTTCGAGTTCGGATTGGTCGGTGCACGGACGTCGTCGCTCGCAGTAACGTTGTTCGGCGGCTGGGGCGCATTGACGTATTTGGCGATCGCGTTCACGTTGCTTATCTTCTTGAACGATTGGCGTCCCGGACAGCGGGCCGGGATTATGCTTCTTTTTATTGCCTTTTTGTTGTTTGGTGACCTCGTCTGGGGATCCGAGCGCGGCGCCATCAACGGCTCGCTCTATGAGTTAAACCATTACTTACTGTCCGACTTCGGAATCGTCTTCCTCGGAATCATCTGTCTCGTCGTCGGTATCTCTTTACTATCACCAACGGTTTGGCGCAGTGTCGGTCGGAGACTGCTCGAATCCGGTCAAGCGATCAAGCAAGAGTGGCAGGAACGGGAGCGGCCTGAGCGGAAGGTGAGCCCGGCCCGGAAGAAAGCGACGCCTGCCGTCCCACGTGAAGCAGAGGCGTCACGTAACGCGCCGGATGCTGAACCGGAAACGGATGCGGTGACGATGCACGATATCCCGATCGTCGGATTCAGTGAACGAGTCGTTGCCGAGAAGCAGGAACAAAAACAAGACACGAACACGACGGAGCGCGCAGACGACGTAACGGACATGCCGACCGAGGACATGATGATGACCGCCGCCCAAGATGTATCTGCCACGTACGAGCTTCCAACGTTCGCAATCTTGTCTGAGCCGGTCGTCACCGACTTGTCCGGCGAGAACGCCCGCTTGAAAGCGAATGCGACGAAACTCGTCCAGACGCTGAAATCTTTCGGGGTCGGAGTCAAAGTGTTGAAGATTCATCTCGGTCCGACCGTGACGAAATACGAGCTTCAACCTGATATCGGTGTGAAAGTGAGCCGGATCACATCACTGAGCGATGACTTGGCGTTAGCACTCGCCGCGAAAGATATCCGAATCGAGGCGCCGATCCCAGGGAAGGCGGCTATCGGCATCGAGGTCCCGAACCAAGAAGTCGCACCGGTCTGTCTTCGTGAGGTACTCGAAGCCGAACCGGTCAAACGGGAAGTGTCACCGCTTCTCGTCGCCCTCGGAAGAAGTATTAGCGGGGAGACGGTGACGGTCGCCTTGAACAAAATGCCGCACTTGCTCGTGGCGGGGTCGACCGGGTCAGGAAAATCGGTCTGCATTAACGGTATGATCGTATCAATCTTGATGCGGACGCGTCCGGACGAGGTTCGTCTCATGATGATCGACCCGAAAATGGTCGAGCTGAACGTTTATAACGGCGTCCCGCACTTATTGACCCCGGTCGTCACAGACCCGAAGAAAGCAGCGCAGGCACTCAAACAAGTCGTCGCCGAAATGGAGCGACGGTACGAGCTGTTCAGCCGCTATGGCGTCCGTAACATCGAAGGTTACAACGAACTCGTCGACAAGTCTGAGGATGAGGACGCGAAACGGCTTCCGTTCATCGTCGTCATCGTCGATGAACTTGCCGATCTCATGATGGTCGCCTCGAACGATGTCGAGGACGCGATCATGCGTCTCGCCCAGATGGCACGGGCGGCGGGCATCCATATGGTGCTCGCCACGCAACGGCCGTCGGTCGACGTCATCACCGGCGTCATTAAAGCGAACATCCCATCCCGTATCGCCTTCGCCGTCTCTTCGCAGACGGATTCACGGACGATCCTCGACGGGGGTGGTGCCGAGAAATTACTAGGACGTGGCGATATGCTCATGCTCGCCAACGGCATGAACAAGCCTGTCCGTGTCCAAGGGGCGTTCGTCTCTGATCAAGAAGTCGAGACGGTCGTCAATCACGTCATCGCGCAACAACGGGCGCAATATGTCGAAGCGATGATGCCGAAAGAAGAAGAAGTGACGACGATTGATTCCGATGACTCGTTGTTCGGGGAAGTCGTACAATTCATCTTGACGCAAGAGACAGCGTCGACATCGATGATTCAACGAAGATTCCGGATCGGCTACAATCGGGCGGCCCGTTTAATCGATTCGCTTGAACAAGCTGGATACGTCGGTCCGTCTGAAGGTTCGAAGCCTCGGAAAGTACTTGTCAACGAACAAGATGTATGA